A window of the Streptomyces formicae genome harbors these coding sequences:
- a CDS encoding molybdopterin oxidoreductase family protein, protein MLAAARAGDLRALWVIGEDVCATDPDANRVAEALDACPLVVCNELFLSETARHADVVLPVASWLEKDGTFVNFDRRFQRVRPAVPPPGDARSDFDVVHAVACAMGVASAARPRPTHWPSAEGSRRSSPVSHDRLDREGAVPWPCPDPDRPGEATLHAEGFATPDGRAHLAAAPYLPPGEQPDATYPLILVTGRRWAHYNSGSMTRRGGNLALGPVDFLDLHPDDAVRYDVRDGVRVVVESRHGRARLIARISEQTAPGQVFCSFHFPASGVNRLTSAHADTVTSCPEYKVTAVRVAVP, encoded by the coding sequence ATGCTCGCCGCCGCACGGGCCGGGGACCTGCGGGCGCTGTGGGTCATCGGCGAGGACGTCTGCGCCACCGACCCCGACGCGAACCGGGTGGCCGAAGCCCTGGACGCGTGCCCGCTCGTCGTCTGCAACGAGCTGTTCCTCTCCGAGACCGCGCGCCACGCCGACGTCGTGCTGCCGGTCGCCTCCTGGCTCGAGAAGGACGGCACCTTCGTCAACTTCGACCGCCGCTTCCAGCGTGTCAGGCCCGCCGTCCCTCCGCCGGGGGACGCCCGCAGCGACTTCGATGTCGTCCACGCCGTCGCCTGCGCCATGGGAGTCGCCTCGGCTGCCCGACCCCGGCCGACGCATTGGCCGAGTGCGGAAGGGTCGCGCCGGTCTTCGCCGGTCTCTCACGACCGGCTGGACCGCGAGGGGGCCGTCCCGTGGCCTTGCCCGGATCCCGACCGCCCGGGGGAAGCCACGCTGCATGCGGAGGGGTTCGCCACGCCGGACGGGCGGGCCCACCTCGCCGCGGCCCCCTACCTCCCACCCGGTGAACAGCCCGACGCCACCTATCCGCTGATCCTCGTCACCGGACGGCGCTGGGCCCACTACAACTCCGGCAGCATGACCCGCCGCGGGGGCAATCTCGCACTCGGTCCGGTCGACTTCCTCGACCTCCACCCCGACGACGCCGTCCGGTACGACGTGCGGGACGGCGTGCGGGTCGTCGTGGAGAGCAGGCACGGGCGGGCCCGGCTCATCGCCCGAATCAGCGAACAGACAGCCCCCGGCCAGGTCTTCTGCTCCTTCCACTTCCCCGCAAGCGGCGTGAACCGACTCACCTCCGCCCATGCGGACACCGTCACGTCCTGCCCCGAGTACAAGGTCACAGCCGTCCGTGTGGCCGTGCCGTGA
- a CDS encoding TrkA C-terminal domain-containing protein translates to MALLRLSKAGVDVIETAITPQSRAAGRTLAEIALPAGTVIATVVREGQPTLPTPEMRLRPGDELLVVPHAATEQEIHAAVQ, encoded by the coding sequence GTGGCCCTCCTGCGCCTGAGCAAAGCGGGCGTCGACGTGATCGAGACCGCCATCACACCGCAGTCCCGTGCCGCCGGCCGCACACTCGCCGAGATCGCCCTCCCCGCAGGCACCGTCATCGCCACGGTCGTCCGCGAGGGCCAACCCACCCTCCCCACCCCCGAGATGCGGCTCCGGCCCGGCGACGAGCTCCTCGTCGTCCCCCACGCCGCGACCGAACAGGAGATCCACGCCGCCGTCCAGTAG
- a CDS encoding potassium channel family protein, which yields MRVIIAGCGRVGSALAVQLVAEAHDVRLIDRLPRTRRHLPDAFPGQFHQGNAYSRAVLEAAGIEDADAFVAVTSGDNSNIVSARTAKETYRVPIVLARIYDPRRTDIYRELGIPTIASVRWTVHQTTRSTRSTRCCCTATSRPNSPSATAKPC from the coding sequence ATGAGAGTGATCATCGCGGGCTGCGGGCGGGTGGGGTCCGCGCTCGCCGTCCAGCTCGTCGCCGAGGCCCATGACGTACGGCTCATCGATCGCCTGCCCAGGACCCGCAGGCATCTGCCCGACGCTTTTCCCGGTCAGTTCCACCAGGGCAACGCGTACAGCCGCGCCGTACTGGAGGCGGCGGGCATCGAGGACGCGGACGCGTTCGTCGCCGTCACCTCGGGCGACAACAGCAACATCGTCAGCGCGCGGACAGCCAAGGAGACCTACCGTGTCCCGATCGTCCTCGCCCGCATCTACGACCCCCGCCGCACCGACATCTACCGCGAACTCGGCATCCCCACCATCGCCAGCGTGCGCTGGACGGTCCACCAGACGACCAGATCCACCAGATCCACCAGATGCTGCTGCACCGCCACCTCACGCCCGAACTCGCCTTCGGCAACGGCGAAACCCTGCTGA
- a CDS encoding HAD-IC family P-type ATPase — MRPAHSCCRRLDPSWCTGRLPRGRPLAVAPLRRGSRPLGRWLAALMGAAPGLTPLQHRLARFGRILAAVIVVLCAVVLALGLVRGQPVELMIVAAISLAVAAVPESLPAVVTLALALGARRMADRHAIVRRLPAVETLGSVTVIATDKTGTLTERRMAAEQLWTPHGAATVMGTGYEPEGQVVRDGETVTPGDAPDLAAQLSGAILCNDAALEPPSDRSTEWRALGDPTEAALLAAGSRLGLDRAVLDGEMPRVEEIAFDSGRKRMTTVHRRPQGGLRVVYKGAPESVLRPEILVGGADLLGRAAAQAEVLARSGYRVLAVASADLGDPAGPSRTWESGLSLLGLVGILDPLRSASQATMAACKRAGIVPVLITGDHPLTARAVAALASRPGSKRSPPASGSGKAPRAT, encoded by the coding sequence GTGAGACCTGCACACTCGTGCTGCCGACGCCTTGATCCGTCATGGTGCACTGGACGGTTGCCGAGAGGGCGGCCCCTGGCGGTGGCACCGCTGAGAAGAGGGTCTCGTCCTCTGGGGCGATGGCTCGCTGCCCTCATGGGCGCGGCGCCCGGTCTGACTCCGCTGCAGCACCGGCTGGCGAGGTTCGGCCGGATACTGGCAGCTGTCATCGTGGTGCTGTGTGCGGTGGTCCTCGCTCTCGGGCTGGTGCGCGGACAGCCCGTGGAGCTGATGATCGTTGCGGCGATCAGTCTCGCCGTCGCCGCCGTTCCGGAGTCCCTCCCTGCTGTCGTCACGCTCGCTCTCGCCCTGGGCGCCCGGCGGATGGCGGACCGGCACGCGATCGTCCGTCGGCTGCCCGCGGTGGAGACCCTGGGTTCTGTCACCGTGATCGCCACCGACAAGACCGGGACTCTGACCGAACGCCGGATGGCCGCCGAACAGCTGTGGACGCCACATGGAGCGGCCACGGTCATGGGTACGGGCTACGAACCCGAAGGCCAGGTCGTGCGCGACGGCGAGACGGTCACCCCGGGTGATGCGCCCGACCTGGCGGCGCAGCTGAGCGGCGCGATCCTGTGCAACGACGCTGCGCTGGAGCCCCCGTCGGACCGTTCCACGGAATGGCGCGCTCTGGGCGATCCCACCGAGGCCGCCCTGCTGGCCGCCGGGTCCCGTCTCGGGCTGGACCGAGCGGTGCTGGACGGCGAGATGCCGAGGGTGGAGGAGATTGCCTTCGACAGCGGCCGCAAGCGCATGACGACCGTGCACCGTCGGCCGCAGGGCGGACTGCGGGTCGTGTACAAAGGAGCGCCGGAATCGGTGCTCCGGCCAGAAATTCTGGTCGGCGGCGCGGACCTGCTCGGCCGGGCGGCAGCTCAGGCGGAGGTGCTGGCACGCAGTGGGTACCGCGTGCTTGCCGTCGCCTCGGCTGACCTCGGGGACCCCGCGGGACCGTCTCGGACCTGGGAGTCGGGCCTCTCGCTCCTCGGCCTCGTCGGCATTCTGGATCCGCTCCGGAGCGCGTCGCAGGCGACCATGGCCGCCTGCAAACGGGCAGGGATCGTCCCCGTACTCATCACCGGCGACCACCCGCTGACGGCACGGGCTGTGGCCGCCTTGGCATCGCGTCCCGGGTCGAAGAGGTCACCACCGGCGAGCGGATCCGGGAAGGCACCGCGGGCGACCTGA
- a CDS encoding SHOCT domain-containing protein, with translation MSHVMYWNGGWAWMTLMPLLWIALIGLVAWVVVRLTQHSAGRHETTQPRKTPRETPEEILDRRFASGEIDADTYSEARKRLAAHRPEPL, from the coding sequence GTGAGTCACGTCATGTACTGGAATGGTGGCTGGGCCTGGATGACGCTGATGCCCCTGCTCTGGATCGCGTTGATCGGCCTTGTGGCGTGGGTGGTCGTGCGCCTGACGCAGCACTCGGCTGGTCGCCACGAGACCACACAGCCCCGGAAGACACCAAGGGAAACGCCTGAGGAGATCCTCGACCGCCGTTTCGCCTCCGGCGAGATCGACGCGGACACGTATTCCGAGGCACGCAAACGCCTCGCCGCCCACCGGCCGGAACCCCTGTGA
- a CDS encoding glycoside hydrolase family 65 protein — MSEWTWEYEGYAPGTERLRESLCTLGNGYFATRGAVPESRAGLVHYPGTYAAGCYNRLESTVAGRQVVNEDMVNLPNWLPLRFRPRCANGGAGPWFSPDSCVLLDHRHTLDLRRGTLTRTFRYRDDEIGVLSVEQIRAVHMADPHLAVLRTVFTAEDWSGQIEVESAIDGDVVNGNVHRYRSLNRNHLVNVETGVEESDTVWLRCRTSSSDIGIAMAARTVVTGQSPASSRLHPARQRAVRRLVIPIAPGRPVVVDKTVALHTSHDAAISDPLGAAVDRMSAAADFPALMDSHVSAWARLWRRADVQVPGQAGRVLRLHLFHVLQTLSPHTAELDVGVPARGLHGEAYRGHVFWDELFVLPYLNLHFPEVSRALLNYRCRRLAQACRGARAVGRAGAMYPWQSGSDGREEAQRLHLNPRSGRWLPDHSRLQHHVGSAIAYNVWQYCEATGDTEFLHTKGAEMLLQIARFWADTAVFDPETARFRIRGVVGPDEYHDSYPGAVRPGLDDNTYTNVTAAWVLSRALYLLRRLPAWRRQELFERVQLDADELPKWEEVSRRLRVPCHQGVISQFDGYGDLAELDWDAYRERYDSIRRLDQILEAEGDTVNRYQASKQADVLMLGYLFSPGEGIHLGAMAGTLDLVQRGLTGLETREGALWLDPVPLPALSESGFSLRYHGHWGVGVRLQSGRLRIAVPDSEESPIRVVLADRAVTIAPGETCTLVLPTP, encoded by the coding sequence ATGTCGGAGTGGACCTGGGAGTACGAGGGCTACGCCCCGGGAACCGAGCGGCTGCGTGAATCGCTGTGCACGCTCGGCAACGGCTACTTTGCCACCCGCGGGGCCGTTCCCGAGAGCAGGGCCGGTCTGGTGCACTACCCCGGGACCTACGCGGCCGGATGCTACAACCGCCTGGAGTCGACCGTCGCAGGGCGACAGGTGGTGAACGAGGACATGGTCAACCTGCCGAACTGGCTGCCCCTGCGGTTCCGGCCGCGCTGCGCCAACGGAGGGGCGGGCCCGTGGTTCTCCCCGGACAGCTGTGTCCTCCTCGACCATCGGCACACGCTGGATCTGCGCCGCGGCACGCTCACACGCACCTTTCGCTACCGGGACGACGAGATCGGCGTGCTGAGCGTGGAGCAGATCCGTGCGGTGCACATGGCGGACCCTCACCTGGCTGTGCTGCGGACCGTCTTCACCGCCGAGGACTGGTCAGGACAGATCGAAGTCGAGTCCGCGATCGACGGCGACGTCGTCAACGGCAACGTGCACCGCTACCGGTCCCTCAACCGAAACCACCTGGTCAACGTAGAGACCGGCGTGGAGGAGTCCGACACCGTGTGGCTTCGCTGCCGCACCAGCAGCTCCGACATCGGTATCGCCATGGCGGCCCGTACGGTCGTCACCGGACAGTCGCCCGCTTCGTCGCGGCTCCATCCCGCCCGGCAACGCGCCGTCCGCCGACTGGTGATTCCCATCGCACCAGGCCGCCCGGTCGTTGTCGACAAGACCGTGGCGCTGCACACCTCACACGATGCGGCGATCAGCGATCCGCTCGGGGCAGCCGTCGACCGGATGTCCGCAGCCGCGGACTTCCCCGCTCTGATGGACTCCCACGTCAGTGCCTGGGCCCGGTTGTGGCGGCGTGCGGACGTCCAGGTGCCGGGCCAGGCCGGTCGCGTGCTGCGCCTGCATCTGTTCCATGTCCTGCAAACGCTGTCGCCGCACACCGCGGAACTCGATGTGGGCGTTCCGGCCCGGGGGTTGCACGGTGAGGCGTACCGCGGACATGTCTTCTGGGACGAGTTGTTCGTGCTCCCGTATCTGAACCTGCACTTCCCGGAGGTCTCCCGGGCGTTGCTGAACTACCGATGCCGGCGGCTCGCCCAGGCGTGTCGCGGAGCCCGGGCGGTGGGACGGGCCGGGGCGATGTACCCGTGGCAGAGCGGCAGCGACGGCCGTGAGGAGGCCCAGCGACTGCATCTCAACCCCCGTTCGGGCCGCTGGCTTCCGGACCACTCCCGGCTCCAGCACCACGTCGGCTCGGCGATCGCGTACAACGTGTGGCAGTACTGCGAGGCCACCGGCGACACCGAGTTCCTGCACACCAAGGGTGCGGAGATGCTGCTGCAGATCGCCCGCTTCTGGGCGGACACGGCGGTGTTCGACCCGGAGACAGCCCGTTTCCGTATCCGCGGGGTGGTGGGCCCCGACGAGTACCACGACAGCTACCCGGGCGCCGTCCGACCCGGCTTGGACGACAACACGTACACCAATGTCACTGCCGCCTGGGTCCTCAGCCGTGCCCTGTACCTCCTGCGGCGCCTTCCCGCATGGCGTCGGCAGGAACTGTTCGAGCGCGTGCAGCTCGACGCCGACGAACTCCCGAAGTGGGAGGAGGTGTCGAGGAGGCTGCGGGTGCCCTGTCACCAGGGCGTCATCAGCCAGTTCGACGGCTACGGTGACCTCGCCGAGCTGGACTGGGACGCCTACCGGGAGCGGTACGACAGCATCCGGCGCCTCGACCAGATCCTCGAGGCAGAGGGCGACACGGTCAACCGTTACCAGGCATCCAAGCAGGCTGACGTCCTCATGCTCGGCTATCTCTTCTCGCCCGGCGAGGGCATCCACCTCGGCGCCATGGCCGGGACCCTCGACCTCGTCCAGCGGGGCCTGACCGGGCTGGAAACCCGCGAGGGTGCCCTCTGGCTGGACCCGGTGCCGCTTCCGGCGCTGTCCGAGTCCGGATTCTCACTGCGCTACCACGGCCACTGGGGCGTCGGTGTACGCCTGCAGAGCGGGCGGCTGCGGATCGCTGTGCCCGACTCCGAGGAGTCACCGATCCGGGTGGTGCTGGCCGACCGGGCCGTCACCATCGCACCGGGTGAGACCTGCACACTCGTGCTGCCGACGCCTTGA
- a CDS encoding NADH-ubiquinone oxidoreductase-F iron-sulfur binding region domain-containing protein gives MLRHVWEFAEAESCGACSPCRVGSRRGLELAAAGVPPGEEWRRLSHVLAEASLCAFGRRIPSPVPCPRRRQSQRTGACVPFDGDRPRGGTGRRRPGRG, from the coding sequence GTGCTGCGCCATGTATGGGAGTTCGCCGAGGCGGAGAGCTGCGGCGCGTGCTCCCCCTGCCGCGTGGGCTCGCGCCGGGGCCTGGAGCTGGCTGCCGCGGGCGTCCCGCCGGGAGAGGAGTGGCGACGACTGTCGCATGTTCTGGCCGAGGCGAGCCTGTGTGCCTTCGGACGTCGGATCCCCTCTCCCGTCCCGTGCCCTCGCCGACGACAGTCCCAGCGAACTGGCGCATGTGTGCCGTTCGATGGGGATCGGCCGAGGGGCGGCACAGGGCGCCGGAGGCCGGGGCGGGGATGA
- a CDS encoding molybdopterin-dependent oxidoreductase, translating into MVAEEGEVTAVLPARDGPVNQGHACVKGRFAHGYLTSPERLTQPLVRRDGRLEPVGWEDALGQVARGLRAAVAAGGADAVAAISSARATNEENYLVQKFMRVVIGTNNVDNCSRLCHSPSAAGLTAAFGLSGGTDSFDDVERADCLLVVGANPVEAHPVAGARLLRRVLHGAKLVVADPRAVSLALHADVHLRPRPGTNVALFHGLAHILLTEGLADEEFLRERSAGTHRAAG; encoded by the coding sequence GTGGTCGCAGAGGAAGGCGAGGTCACGGCGGTACTGCCCGCCCGGGACGGCCCGGTCAACCAGGGGCACGCATGCGTCAAGGGGCGTTTCGCCCACGGATACCTCACCTCCCCCGAACGACTCACGCAGCCCCTGGTGCGACGCGACGGACGCCTGGAGCCGGTCGGCTGGGAGGACGCACTCGGCCAGGTCGCACGGGGACTGCGCGCGGCCGTCGCCGCCGGCGGCGCGGACGCCGTTGCGGCGATCTCCTCGGCCCGCGCCACCAACGAGGAGAACTACCTCGTCCAGAAGTTCATGCGGGTGGTCATCGGTACGAACAACGTCGACAACTGCTCCCGGCTCTGCCACTCCCCGTCCGCCGCCGGCCTGACCGCCGCCTTCGGACTTTCCGGCGGGACCGACAGCTTCGACGACGTCGAGCGGGCCGACTGCCTGCTGGTGGTCGGGGCCAACCCCGTCGAAGCCCACCCGGTGGCCGGAGCGCGCCTCCTCCGCCGCGTACTGCACGGAGCCAAGCTGGTCGTCGCCGACCCCCGGGCCGTCAGCCTGGCCCTGCACGCCGATGTGCATCTGCGGCCCCGCCCCGGCACCAACGTCGCGCTCTTCCACGGGCTCGCCCACATCCTGCTCACCGAGGGACTGGCCGACGAGGAGTTCCTGCGCGAGCGGTCTGCCGGAACTCACCGAGCTGCTGGATGA
- a CDS encoding HAD-IC family P-type ATPase: protein MRQPAPTVVTGTRLDELDDTGLDALLTDSGELLLCRVSPEHKMRVVTAFQRRGEVVAVTGDGANDSPALKHADIGVAMGASGTDVAREAAVMVLLDDSFASIAAAVRLGRSVYQNIRKFLVYLFSHNIAELVPILAATFAGFPLVPISAVQILAIDLGSDVLPALALGAEPPEPDVMDRPPRSRRERLFSTAVMRRVLFLGGIQALGVTAVFFWHVNASGIPHADFTEDDTVYREAITMVQARIVVSQFFKALAVRTDRQSVFRIGLLSNPWLIAAGGFGIALMAAISYLPPLQALFNTAPLDAADWAVLAGFGAVLLAAEEARKWWLRHHRPRSSKGGAG from the coding sequence GTGCGGCAGCCCGCGCCCACTGTCGTGACCGGCACCCGGCTGGACGAGCTGGACGACACCGGCCTCGACGCCCTGCTCACCGACTCGGGCGAACTGCTGCTGTGCCGGGTCAGCCCCGAACACAAGATGCGGGTGGTCACCGCCTTTCAGCGGCGCGGCGAGGTCGTGGCGGTCACCGGCGACGGCGCGAACGACTCCCCGGCCCTCAAGCACGCGGACATCGGCGTCGCGATGGGTGCCTCCGGCACGGACGTCGCTCGGGAAGCTGCGGTCATGGTGCTGCTGGACGACTCCTTTGCCTCCATCGCGGCGGCGGTCCGGCTCGGCCGGTCCGTGTACCAGAACATCCGCAAGTTCCTCGTCTACCTCTTCAGCCACAACATCGCCGAACTCGTCCCGATCCTGGCCGCGACCTTCGCCGGTTTCCCGCTCGTCCCGATCAGCGCCGTGCAGATCCTCGCCATCGACCTCGGCTCCGATGTGCTACCCGCTCTGGCGCTCGGCGCCGAGCCTCCGGAACCCGATGTCATGGACCGCCCGCCGCGCTCCCGGCGCGAGCGGCTCTTCTCCACCGCCGTGATGAGGCGTGTCCTGTTCCTGGGCGGTATCCAGGCCCTCGGCGTGACCGCCGTGTTCTTCTGGCACGTCAATGCCTCCGGGATCCCGCATGCGGACTTCACCGAGGACGACACCGTCTACCGGGAAGCGATCACCATGGTCCAGGCAAGGATCGTGGTCAGCCAGTTCTTCAAAGCGCTCGCCGTACGCACCGACCGGCAGAGCGTGTTCCGCATCGGGCTGCTGTCCAACCCGTGGCTGATCGCCGCAGGCGGTTTCGGCATCGCCCTGATGGCGGCCATCAGCTACCTGCCCCCACTGCAAGCGCTCTTCAACACCGCGCCGCTGGACGCCGCTGACTGGGCGGTCCTCGCCGGATTCGGGGCAGTGCTGCTGGCCGCCGAGGAAGCCCGCAAGTGGTGGCTGCGCCACCACCGGCCGAGGAGCTCGAAGGGAGGAGCCGGATGA
- a CDS encoding CBS domain-containing protein has protein sequence MKHSKIGSLMVDDVVSVIPQTSFKEVAKLLAVHRISGLPVVDADDKVLGVISESDLVLRQAGSRPETEPARSTRLAWLSPPAGGDGTEGSADAKAQAVRARELMSQPAITVQADSTIAVAARAMAEHHVERLPVVDEESRLVGIVTRRDLLQVFLRPDADIRREIVDEVLEQTLWLSPGAVQVHVIDGVVTLAGQLERFSDIQVAVRLAQEVDGVVSVIDKLTYRYDDSSSRPVQQPPPPVLDDARLSGMHVERSP, from the coding sequence ATGAAGCACAGCAAGATCGGCAGCCTGATGGTGGACGATGTCGTCTCGGTGATTCCGCAGACCTCGTTCAAGGAGGTCGCCAAGCTGCTCGCAGTACACAGGATCAGCGGCCTGCCGGTGGTCGACGCCGATGACAAGGTGCTCGGTGTGATCTCCGAGAGCGACCTCGTACTCCGGCAGGCGGGAAGCCGGCCCGAGACTGAACCTGCTCGCAGCACACGACTGGCATGGCTGTCGCCGCCGGCCGGCGGCGACGGCACCGAAGGGAGTGCAGACGCCAAGGCGCAGGCGGTCCGGGCCCGAGAGCTTATGTCGCAGCCCGCGATCACCGTCCAGGCCGACAGCACCATCGCTGTGGCCGCACGCGCCATGGCCGAGCATCACGTCGAGCGGCTGCCCGTGGTCGATGAGGAGAGCCGCCTTGTGGGTATCGTCACCCGCCGCGACCTGCTCCAGGTTTTCCTGCGCCCGGACGCCGACATCCGCCGGGAGATCGTCGACGAGGTCCTGGAGCAGACACTGTGGCTTTCGCCGGGCGCGGTTCAGGTGCATGTGATCGACGGAGTGGTCACTCTGGCGGGACAGCTGGAGCGGTTCAGCGACATCCAGGTCGCGGTCCGGCTGGCGCAGGAAGTGGACGGCGTGGTCTCCGTCATCGACAAACTCACCTACCGCTATGACGACTCCAGCTCACGGCCCGTCCAGCAGCCCCCTCCCCCCGTACTCGACGACGCCAGGCTGAGCGGGATGCACGTGGAGAGGTCCCCGTGA
- a CDS encoding CBS domain-containing protein, with the protein MTTAREIMHLGATCIQESETLADAARRMSELDVGALPICGPDDRLHGIITDRDIVVKCLAKGKDPKTMTAGMLEQGKPVTIDAEADTDQVLRAMEEHKIRRLPVIENHRLVGMISEADLARRLPEKQVGHFVEVVCAAK; encoded by the coding sequence ATGACGACCGCACGGGAGATCATGCACCTCGGTGCCACCTGCATCCAGGAGAGCGAGACGCTGGCGGACGCGGCGCGCCGAATGAGTGAGCTGGACGTCGGAGCCCTGCCGATCTGCGGGCCGGACGACCGGCTGCACGGAATCATCACCGACCGCGACATCGTGGTGAAGTGCCTCGCCAAGGGCAAGGACCCGAAGACCATGACTGCCGGCATGCTCGAGCAGGGCAAGCCGGTCACCATTGACGCCGAGGCCGACACGGACCAGGTCCTGCGGGCCATGGAGGAGCACAAGATCCGGCGGCTGCCGGTCATCGAGAACCACCGTCTGGTGGGCATGATCAGTGAAGCGGACCTCGCACGTCGCCTGCCGGAGAAGCAGGTGGGCCACTTCGTCGAGGTGGTCTGCGCGGCGAAGTGA